The Dysidea avara chromosome 11, odDysAvar1.4, whole genome shotgun sequence genome includes the window aaaccccctctgaaaaagtgGGCGCCACCTAATTAATTTACAATTCGTGTGAGTGATAAAATCAACAACAGTTATGCATGGTGTGTCACATTGGGGCCTTTTCTACTAGCCAAATTtcatacttttacctttgaaatcactAAAACTGGCATTACGGCGTTGAAGcgtgttaagcgcctctaaaaataattatcgttttagtgctgttttgcttcaaaactttctgcgaaggcctggatcaactatgaaacaatgttttggagtgatttttatgattcactatagatctatgtagctGTATAGGCTACTGAGTCATAAGACTGAGTTAACAACCCCAGCTGGACTATAGCTAAGTGGGATCaaagttattgaaaacttccagaatctgaaaccccatctgaaaattcctagatccgccactgatttatatacagagctctgttcaaCTACTGTGATAAAACATACatagaaacacacacactaacaacaaaatactctaattgagtgTTTTGCCTTGATAGAGATGCACTGTAGGTTGCAAGGCTTCATATTGTTCATTGTTCCCTATATTATATCTATATATTGCATGCATGCTATACATAAGTAATACAATAATCTACAGGGACGGATCCAGAGGGGGGGAGTTCTgaactggtcaagtatattcagGCGACTGAATTTGATTTACAAACGATCACATTAGTttaccaacacagtaaaaatcgtCTAAAATCGTATCTCGGAATATTTATGACCTGAAAGGGCATGGAATCCACATTGTTGTATACTTCAAACTTCACATACAGTTCCCCCACTATAACTAACGATTATCCACTATTGATGCTATATGCTAGCAAATCTCTAGTTAAGAGAGGTATGCAAATCACCATAgttgtctgtggttttgacatgAATGTaactcaacttttcagtgattcTTCCCTACACAGTGTCTTCATTGCcctataaagaacaaacaaaagcacgtattgatttgctaccaCAATATTCAAGTTACCAGATGACTGGCATTTAATTTTCCTAAAATTTGGCATCGATACCTGCCGTGGATGCCAGTCAAGATATTATGAGCTAAAAGTTGAGTCTTTAAAAGGTCTGCACAAATAGATACTGTTTAGGAAGAAAAAGTGCCAACAAGTGGATTTGAACCCTCAGCCTCCTACACGCTATTCAGGCATTCTAATACTTTAACGgtttgtgctgtggttttcaaaggaacttctctacaccttggcatTCTACGCACTGTAGAGAACAAATGGAAGCATGTGTAAACTCATGATAATAATCCTAGAGCCTGATGATGAGTGCTGTTTTGAGCATGAAACATGTTAAtagacataggaaggaactgGCGAGTAAGTGGCATGAAAGTCAGATGGCTTTTCagttatatataatatacacacaggggtggatccagattTATAgaaaggggggtcaaaaatgaactgaggcactatattgtctctggtttgataaggtgagacaaaaaaaaagtcacagtcagctgacaatagctgtccacttcaccaaccacgcatttatagctgataaagtacataaaaatccttaaatagctcactacacagggccggaggagggaaaattgagttggtcaggccattgactataatgttgaaattgctactatatacatgccaatgagagaggagctgttgcacagtgtgcgaagtgcgaagcacgagcattctaggggggtctgggggcatgcccccacaggaaatttttgaaaattagacacttatatatgcaattttagtgacatttcactgctagctagctatataaatatgctcaagcctacctgttgttcttcagactttctatactatatgtagacctgacatacaggggtgAGGgaacacagcatgaaacttgctgtatggttcatttagttatagctagcaattagaagttcatgGGGGgcctgggggtgcaacccccaggagctgcagaatttttgcaatttaaaggtctgaaatgccttaaaattgatgctaaattttaaagtaaaactagctagcaacttgcaactttcccaccaaatttcacagggaacccatgcagcatggtcccctttagctaggatataatattcacacagctacaataaaaagctacacagctacaaaaatacagtatactactatactggtttgtatgaagtgaacggatcatcacgtaaatatactggtggacagtcacgagactaATCAGTTTTcaaaaatggcgcgatgtgggtgaggagagtttgctcggtatctcgacaggacgagtgggtagttgaagaggagtgatttctactcaacatctcatccagatggccaccatgcaatgtatgggtgtacagcttcttgccgcggaatgagtcatctggtttgtcactgccagtccttcgcccagtaaaagaagccaagagagacaagccaaggaatgctaatgattattttatgaagattgaattgtgatataagtgtgctggtttagaatcaaagaaggcacctgtcttacacgtgataaatgccaactgtcagcacacgtgatactgtacgtatagaacccacaatcatttctgtacgaaacgatacgaatgctacgctgtactgtaaggtaatttgAGATactagttctgtgctttagttaggctgagaaactaggtaactactcgtgtcatgcattttcaataacagctGTAAAAtttacgtagctacatgtagatgtgatcgtccaaagattgcatgagagtaatgtagttcgagctggtcagctagttggttcaactccagattattggtccggctcaggcctgaccaaccggaccatctcctccggccttgctacacactgttctaatactgtgactgctttattagagtgactgctctattagagtatctcgatcttggtatactaaaatttTTTGGAGGGGTCaggagccccctttgacccccccccccccccccccctctgtatccgcccctgacgcacttacttgtagctgaaggactcatcttcttcatcatcaaTAGTCACTTTTAAGTTGGTAACAAGCAATGAAGTTCCCAAGTTGGAGCTTCTGATGGAGACAGAGGTGGTGGAGCAAGGCAAACAGAGGGTGAAAGGGCAACTTTGGCAGTGAAAGTTACATAGTACAGCAACAGTTATACCAGATATCATTTTAAGGAGTCTAGCCCTAGGAAAAAAATTAGATCTGAAAACCTATTGTAGCTAGACTATTTTTCACTGTGCAGCTATTGCTGCAGAAAAATTAAGTAGCAACTGCATAATTACAAAAGCTTGTGAACATGATATTCTTAAGAGTAGTTGACAGCTCTATTGAGTATCTATGTTGACTTTAATTTACCAATACAATTGTCTTACCTTCTTGAAACTTTTACAGTGTGTTGTACAGCTAAAGAATGCCAAAGCATTTGGGCATGAGACAGACAAGTGCAttttttacaggaaccaagaaaatgctattTCATGCCTTCGTACCTCAGTAATGGCTAAACAGAAATAGCCCTTTTTTCTGAGAAAATCTATTGAGGTGGGACATCTTCCATTCCAACTATATTGGTCCAGTGGTTATTGAGATAcacaccttcaaagtttgtcttattttctttgtattttacTTATTCTTCTTCTGCTGTTAATTTCTTTTTGCAACATTTACAAAAATTTGCCATACCTTAATAGGTTCTTTTCAAATTTTGAGGGTATGAAGAGCATATTATAACACATTTATCTTATGTACAGATTGGTAGAAGTAATTCAAAGTTATGAACAACTTTCCAAAATTGCAAGCACGCTGTTTTGTCACTCCTGCAGGGTAAACAACTGACAGGAACAACTCAAGAATTGCTATGCAGCTAGGCTAACCATCGTAGCATGGACCTTTTGTGATTttaaagtactgagagtattagctaaggagctataaagcaaaaaccaaacatgtgagaCAAGATACTCTAAAAGGAACAGTCACCAAGATGTACgaaaaggtgcatgaaaaattGTCAAAAACTATTTttagagttcaaaccagggacctctgTACCTATACGCCCAAGCCCTTTTCCattctgccactgctgtcagctGTTATAAATGGAAGTTCTAGCTTATTGCACCAGTAAATAATTTCATAGATTTATCGGCCATGGAAGCATATcaatcaaaacttgtgtaagatattccggatttccgaatagGTTACGCCCGTTACTAACAACACCCTACTGACCagacattgttatattcaatTCTCAAGTTTCATCAATAGCTTTGTTAGAATTAACATGCCCTCTGGACTCTGTACACCATATACAATCAGCTCGTTCCCGGAAACAGTCCAAAGTGGAATACCTACAATTGCTTGCAGAGTTTGATCGTTTAAAAATACCAATTTACTATGAGATGGTTGAAATTACAGTGCTTGGTCACTACCAGCCAACCTCTGTGAACAATCTGCcgaatttaattaatttttcatgcCCTGGCACAACTACCTCCAAGTCGCTTGTCAGGAAGATGCTGGATGCTGTTTCTCTCAGAGAATTTTCTTAGCAAGAACATACAAAGAGTGGGTAGACTCAGCCAACCTTActtatttaactgtattttataGATAGTGTATTTTTGTAAGTACaccttccttgccatgcccatgcaagTTCCTTTTGTGGTCCTGTTTGGTCACATGCTTCCGAGGATTCACCtgcctttatttatttatttttgtacactttctgcatcatttaataatgatggttcctTCACACCGTCTTCTTAACAAGgtgccataacttccgcgtactaTGGTTGACAGACATGAactttggtttatcagattcctctATGAAAGGCTAATcaattcatgtgtaagttctttgtgtagtaatgaaagggaagctaaaaaggagccttgtactgCAAAATTTACGTGTTGAGAATGCCCATAAAAATATGTGTTTTTCAACATATCTCTgcaaactaacctgtttaacaatttgtgcGGTcagagtcttattaagcatccttcacttcatagaatgataccaaatttagcgaatttggttaggataacaacttgtaaattgggatttttcctgccgagataattaaattttccaataccagtaggttaatgtatggagcgcgtattatgtcatcataaGCAGTAAATAACTATCGTTATGGCGACCTTTGTATGGTTggcattggatagagaaattcaagggctttcgaagatgagattttatgatcaacctgttttaccaagctgaggtttcaaaaaagacattaaacagatattagatttatttaatgcataattatcAAGTTTTaagggtttaacccagtgttttgaaaacttttaatgttgaccacctgaaaatgcttgatttgacaaatcccatacatatgtttttaGCTTCTTTTGTTCTAAACATTCTATGTGCATTGTattagaagtgctcagaaaaattGTGTGCTCGAGTTCTCAGAAGAAAagtgcgctctattagagtactacaaaattttattatacagtacagtagtactatcatacagtacgatagtactgtatagtagggaccacaaaggagtaggcgtggcccacgaaataacatcacccaaaaaccagccttaattttccctcatgatgatgaggcagtataaaactaagcccaaacaactTTTTAggtcgacctgaaatgctttcaactagttgctacggaattttaaaaaaaaatacagtggaacctcccttaacgGTCACCTGAGTTGGGCGGTCACCTCAACATAACAGCCACGTGACTACGGTCCTGACCAATtcccaatcagtttgtacagaaatagtttgtATTAAAcggtcacctctataacacgtACAACGGCCAGCTTTAGCAGTCCCAAACAGCACCTCGCTATACAAAAGACCTCGCACAAAGCAGCCAGCTATAGCCATTACGGTGAGTATAAACTAGCTGCACTACTTCATACTTCTGTAATACAGAAAAGTTATAAACTCACAGTATAGAAAAGCTTGTGGCCACTCCATGGCTTTGCTTCTTTGTGTGATTCTAATTAAAGTTCACTTCATGATTTTGATTCCTGGATTTGTAATTGTTTAGTTAACATTAACAGTTCACCGTCTTTAAGGAAGTCCCTGTTTCTACTTCACAGACTTTGTAGCTAGGAATCATAATCAGCTCAATTGCTGTCTCCAAACTCAGAGTAGCTTCAGGCTCTTTTCTGCTAGCTAATTTGTATGCTGTGTAAGTAGGCAGTGTACTGGAGTGTAGCTAAATGCATTTTTATGTAACTAAACATGAGTTTATAAGTCCCTGGAACCTTTGTTTAAAGGCCAAACCTTGGTTTATggcctatggctgctttatggaggatattgagttaggcagccacctctctataaaggccaaatatttctggcccgaaggtgactgctttagacaggtttcactgtatgtttaacagaattttctactgactgagtaattaactgatgccttcagataagcgtaacttgacaacggctaaggctacaggcttgattttttcactgttcgacgttgctttggcctgagaggtaCCTTTcgacataccgcagtacgtgtgatgcattcttcatggacttatcagtgtcctcctttgtatcccattcatctttgctgacagtgaaaagtgttgatttggtggtagcacatgatggtttcccttcgtattaacggaaattgtccgtattttcatagtggctattttgattgcagaggtgcttttcgaacagttcttgatttgcacTGCTGTGtgacgggttgaacatagctgacaatgaagcttaatggatactttacttttcagatgataatggggcgcatggcactaaatgcttccaatagattgttacaaaattactATTTTTTAATAATTtcctactgactaactgcctgcctgcctgatgccttcaggcaagcataacttgataacgactAAAGCcatgggcttaattttttcactgttcgacatcgcttcgtcccaagatgtgccttttagtatatacaatgcactcatcatggacttacctttgtcttcctttgtgtcccatttctacCCATGGTGTCGATTCGCGGTAGTGCGATACATGGCTTCcatacatttgtaaacaggaatcgtcaatattttctgtggtgactgcaggggcagtggagcaggccaaagagtgagggggccaactttgacagtgaaatttacaCAATGGATGGAGTGGCTATGAAGCATGCAACAGATATGAATGGTATCCATGGGGATCCGGGAAAATTTTTATATTTGATAAGCTCTGAAAGAGTATTTTCCCACATGTTTTGCAAACAGTTACTTGCAAATTttaaaggaaatgtaaaaagtgactgttctattagagtattttgatctttacTTGCAAACATTGTCCAATAAAAGTGGGTGGGTGGGGGGGCATGGGCCCTCTTTTATATTTGATAAGCTCTGAAAGAGTATTTTCCCACATGTTTTGCAAATAAATTAAACAGTTACTTGCAAATTttaaaggaaatgtaaaaagtgactgttctattagagtagttgactgttctattagagtattttgatcttttcttgcaaacattgtccaATAAAAGTGGGTGGGTGAGGGGGCATGGGCCCTCATCCCCTATGGGTGActaaattgattgcagaggcactcactgttcttcatttgtaatgctgtgtgatgggctgaaagtgaagcgtaatggctatCACcatcaagtcagtaattgatatttaaGGCACTCGAATTGTCCATATtcttcatggtgactggatcgatatcagaggtgcttctcctactgttctttgtttgtatatagcactgtgtaATTATAGAATGGGCTTTACATAGcttgaaagcgaagcgtaatggtcaCTACACCTTCAAGtaagtaattgatagctgggatgtgtgttcagacgaaaacattaactctggtgtaatcctttcttttgatgcagtatgcatgggttctctagtcataataattaatgttacaaaaaaagtacagcccggggaaaaaaacaaaaacaagtacagtgtagctataaggaaaaataattaggcctatacctgcagatatactagtgggcatTAAACCCCTACTTCAATCTATACCAATGACTCAATTATGGATTAAGTGTCTtctggtatatctgcaggtgtaggcaacctcccttgtttccctagtTTTAAAATTCATAGTTTTTGTTTATATCTTAACAAGTAGCCAGGCACATTTGTGtaatcaagatactccaatacagcagtcGGCTTTGCTATGATTCATTGCCATGCCTACTGGCTACATAACAtaatagaggtttcactgtaatggAAACCTGTGTAATTATCAGTGAGATAcatcaagagtgaataataaaagaGTCTACCAGTAAACTTTGTTCAGCTAGTTTACCATTAACTGTACACGCTAAAGCATCATAGTTGACTGGGTTTAAGTGGTCACTTAGACTTTTCCTCTCTTTCTTGTTGAGTACTTTGCGGGTTCGTGTAATAACTGTAGACTCTTCAGTTCTTGTAGGCTCCGTCACAGATAAATCTTGTGATACTTTCTTTCTTTTCGGTTTACTGACAGGCCGTTCATTCTTGCATCCACGTTTCGGTCTCTCCTTCTGTACAAGTCCAACCTTCGACGCCATTATTAATATAAATTCATCATGTGAACAAAACAATTATTTGTTTAGTAGCGCGAGCCTCTGATACATGCATATTAACACCACACTTACAAATTTAGTAGAAACCATGGATAACgtgtgctcatttttgatagaccatactggagttagacactctcctcttttATTATTCGCTCTTGGATACATGTATAATGTAAAAAACCAACCATACATGCACTTTACCAAACACATTTTGAGATCCCTTTATACATGTGACGTTCATAATAAAGTAATACAAAATATAGCTAGTACAAACGTCTTTTATCTAGTTCCTGTTGGAAAAAAAGCTAGACAAAAGCCAGCGTAGATGTATACaaaaatgatatctaatccaaaacaggccagctgtgaaaaaaggtacgACTTTCCACTAGTATGAAAATATGTGATGTCAAATTAAAGGTCGTGCTAAGAAATGATATTATGTCAATTAATTTGTAATGCTACAAATTAAGTGACAGTATatcattgcagcaatttcttggctaccacctttggTATCACATGTTAGCTTATTTTTGGAAGGctacaccctttttcacagctgggctgtttttggattagatttatatGATAATGTCAATCATGCCCAGGTAGTCTCGTTGAACAACAATTGTTTGTGATAGGATTTCAAATTGCAAATTTTACGGAATATCTGCCAAAATGCCTGGTACCACTTATGCTAGTGCTTGTAAAACAGTTATCATAGTAATGCGACAGAAAAAACCTGCTCAACACTGATTTGATAGATGAGTGGATGCAAGTATTGCTTGTACATGATATTGAGTTAAAGCCTGTCATACATCCATGAAGCTGAGGTGTTAAAATGGTAAGTATTAAGTGGATTGCGGTGAGGATTCTAAACCATTATTACAAGCAAATAACTCACAGCAGTGCCTCATGCTTGTTTATTTGAGGTGCATGGTTATTACTTTCTTGGTTGCGTGACTCACCATTGTAAGTCTTGATCATCCTATCTTATGCCTACTATCTCCAGTGATACAAGCCTAAGAGCAGTTTTTACCTGCACACATGTCAGATTAGATTGGTATTAAATAGAAAGGACACACATCATTAACCACCAGAATGAAACTATACAATTGTGCTTTTGTTCATCAGCTATCATATTACTCCCAGTTAGTATACATgttcataattcattatgacATAATCTCTATCTCATTTCTATCTAGTACTTGGTCATGCATAGAATTATTATCATTGCACTTCTCAATTGAGTAGCCAATTAGGAGTAAGGGTGATGCatggaaataaaaaaaaatctcATGGCCATGTAAAGCTAATTGTGTTGTCCTTTATCGATTATTTATACTACTAACCTGCGAGTAAGCACCAGGAGGCACCCTTACAGCAAGATCTGGAGATAACATAGTAGAACCTCCATCACCTATCTCATTTCTTTGGTTACCTATCATATGTTTGATGGTCCTGGAAACCTCTGTAATAGAAGGACGTTCGTCTGGGGAATCATTCAAACAAGATCTGGTCAATGGGTCTAGAGCTATAGCTACTCCTGTCATCTTATCTAAATAATCATTCCGTCTGTCTACTTCAGACACTAACTCTCTTCTGCCAGTATATGGATTATGCTTTTCTCTTGCCTTGGGTTCAGGCCATTGTTGTGTAATCGTGTATAAGATCACTCCACCATAGGAGAATATGTCTAGAGTGGGGCCATACTTTGGCTTGTCATCCAGTGTTTCAGGTGGCATAAAATGTGGTGTGCCAGGAACTTTCGTCATCTTTCGTCCACTGTCTGTGTCCTTCATTATTTTAGCCACTCCCAAATCTGTTATCTTTGCTTCACACTGTCTCCCCAGTAAAATGTTGTTGGGGGTAAGGTCACGGTGAATAATTGGAGGGTTTTGAGTATGGAGATACCACAGTCCTTTAGATACATCATGTAGAATGGACAATTTTATGTCATACTTGATTTCTTGAGTTCCATGTGTTTCAACGAAAAACCTCAAGCTACAGTGCATCTTCTCCATGACGATTACTGGTATCCCAGAGTCGTCTCCATTGCGATACCACACGCCAATAAATAGAACTATATTTGGGTGACGAAGTGTGCTCCAGATACGACATTCCTCCAGGAAACTTCTCTTGATTCGTTCCAACTCGTGAGGTGTAGCGACTTGAAAGAAGATTGAGTGGATTTCTTTAGCTGCGCAAGTTGTCCCTGTGTATTGTACTTCAAACACTCTTCCATACGCTCCTTCGCCTAGTCGATTATTGGTAATTTCTACATCTTTCAGAACAAAACGATCCAACTCAATGGATGTAACTGAGAATTCGGTTGATGCCAtcatagatactagacttataCTATAGATAGGGATTGGCAACGTAGGCCTCGACGTAGGCGTAAACGGAAATAATCTGGCGTTTCGCTTTTCCGTAATACTGTTAGGAAATTTTAAGTCACTACCAGATGCAATCTGATCTGCAATTAGCAGTCAAACACTAATGTAGATTTTCGTGATCATTAGTAGCTAATACAAAATGCATTCATGTGGTAGAATGGTTTATGTGTACACAAAATAATAGTGCATATACAAAATGttagataaggccactccaaataaattttctgtttcccgtccaccgcccgcatctagttgcTGTCAGCTCTATtatattccattattttccggttatttttgcatactgacaggctcatttgaaaccatgtcagctcacgtgtcagcagtgctatcaattCTGCACAAACTTcaacgtttgtgctatttttgcaacctcaaaaggaaggaacaagcttaactGAGCatacttttatgcagctttttatgattgggcaaggcaaataatggcttgaaaagctgccaatcttataatgaataatggaaatgaaccgcccgcccgcatgcaaatatgcttgagtccaggacgggaaacagagaatttatttggagtggcctaaggctGGTATAAGCACTATGGCAGTACAGattgatgtactctaatagagcagtcaggtaataaaattctaattgaacggTCATGATGATTCCTGTCTGAAAACATTCCCAGATGCAGCTACTTTAATTTTTCTCAGATAATAATTACATCTTTAGTTGTAACCCTGACTCCAGCTGTTATTTTGCCTGACCTGTAAATTGTAGCTACCACCAGCCCTTTTAGAATTGCTGTTTGAATGAAAAACAGCAAAGAATTCAATTAATTTCTATGCTGAGAGTACTTTGCTGATATCCTACatatatcagcgttgaaaccgggtcgggtcatccgggtcatccgggtcacattttctccgggtcatccgggtctgacccggtttacaatttatccaggtctgacccggattggatcacgtgagaaacgaaattgttcgtttgacgacgtggaacttataaacgctatcgcgtagctctttcgtgagccacgcccacttatcgcattaccaacatatgcttagtcacgcccatttgttag containing:
- the LOC136238366 gene encoding uncharacterized protein isoform X1, producing MMASTEFSVTSIELDRFVLKDVEITNNRLGEGAYGRVFEVQYTGTTCAAKEIHSIFFQVATPHELERIKRSFLEECRIWSTLRHPNIVLFIGVWYRNGDDSGIPVIVMEKMHCSLRFFVETHGTQEIKYDIKLSILHDVSKGLWYLHTQNPPIIHRDLTPNNILLGRQCEAKITDLGVAKIMKDTDSGRKMTKVPGTPHFMPPETLDDKPKYGPTLDIFSYGGVILYTITQQWPEPKAREKHNPYTGRRELVSEVDRRNDYLDKMTGVAIALDPLTRSCLNDSPDERPSITEVSRTIKHMIGNQRNEIGDGGSTMLSPDLAVRVPPGAYSQKSISTSTFMTKKIHWETLSPAPVSGAGHTAVLLDGLVYVGGGTEGIDAFSHYRIDIFDPYTNSWNPSPIQTSHCLFAMTVFQNQLIIVGGASCVEVRSGWFWSVKTKICTCTDELLCLDTATKQWVNYSQMITPRIAATAVSHEAMLVVVGGTDSDRKPLGNTELLDTMTNQWYVCNDIPQPYSWLKPVIAAGILYLMGGVSQDHNSPAVFATSLNTLTKNHNINWSFSQSTPWCRSCPVVINGSDILVIGGRQATIDAPRTSNIYMLNHATGTWDIIPSQIPEARSAPAAVIIGGNKILMIGGMKPILSLFHPNTADKSVVIGSFQ